A window of Formosa sp. Hel1_31_208 contains these coding sequences:
- the dnaX gene encoding DNA polymerase III subunit gamma/tau: protein MEHFVVSARKYRPQSFKDVVGQQAITNTLLNAIENNHLAQALLFTGPRGVGKTTCARILAKMINSDGTETEDEDFAFNIFELDAASNNSVDDIRSLTDQVRIPPQVGKYKVYIIDEVHMLSQAAFNAFLKTLEEPPKHCIFILATTEKHKIIPTILSRCQIFDFKRITVKDAKNYLKYIAEEQGINAEDDALHIIAQKADGAMRDALSIFDRVVSFSGKELTREAVTENLNVLDYETYFKSTDFILENKIPELLIQFNKTLSKGFDGHHFIAGLASHFRDLLVCQNEKTIELLEVGDDTKTKYLEQSKKAPHAFLIKGIELANDCDLKYKSSKNQRLLVELCLMQLASITFDGEKKNSKHYIIPPSYFKAKGITPIPVEIPNPKVIVQDSEEKTIAQKTAMDNPITSKLPRPILDLKKDERTSGLSLKSIRAKKEHQIKQMEVVIDLEDLPEDDFTIEAFKETWDSYIKQLHKKGEKIMASILEMSDPSIRGTDILLEFPNDTLKIELERAQHPLMEYLRKTLKNYKLKLEINVNEEISRKYAFTAQEKYEKLKEKNPTIALLKKTFGLDL, encoded by the coding sequence ATGGAACATTTCGTAGTATCGGCTCGTAAATACAGACCCCAATCCTTTAAGGATGTTGTGGGTCAGCAAGCTATTACGAATACCTTACTTAATGCCATTGAAAATAATCATTTAGCACAAGCACTTTTGTTTACTGGTCCGCGTGGTGTAGGTAAAACCACCTGCGCTCGTATTTTAGCTAAAATGATCAATAGTGATGGTACAGAAACTGAAGATGAAGATTTCGCATTTAATATTTTTGAATTAGATGCAGCTTCAAATAATTCTGTGGATGATATTAGAAGTTTAACCGATCAAGTGCGTATTCCACCTCAAGTTGGCAAATACAAGGTGTATATCATTGATGAGGTACACATGCTCTCACAGGCAGCCTTTAATGCGTTTTTAAAAACGCTTGAAGAGCCTCCAAAACACTGCATTTTTATCTTAGCAACTACTGAAAAACATAAGATTATACCAACCATCTTATCACGTTGTCAGATTTTTGATTTTAAACGCATTACAGTTAAAGATGCTAAGAATTATCTGAAATATATTGCCGAGGAACAAGGCATTAATGCCGAAGATGATGCCCTTCATATTATAGCACAAAAAGCTGATGGTGCGATGCGTGATGCGTTATCCATCTTTGATCGTGTTGTTAGTTTTTCAGGAAAAGAACTTACGAGAGAAGCCGTTACCGAAAACTTAAACGTATTAGACTACGAAACCTATTTTAAAAGCACAGACTTTATTTTAGAGAATAAGATACCCGAATTACTGATTCAGTTTAATAAAACGCTCTCAAAAGGTTTTGATGGTCATCATTTTATTGCTGGGTTAGCATCTCACTTTAGAGATTTATTGGTTTGTCAAAATGAAAAAACCATCGAACTGCTTGAAGTTGGTGATGATACTAAAACAAAGTATCTCGAACAATCCAAAAAAGCGCCACATGCATTTTTAATAAAAGGTATTGAACTCGCTAATGATTGTGACCTAAAATATAAAAGCAGTAAAAACCAACGACTCTTGGTTGAACTTTGTCTTATGCAACTTGCCTCTATCACTTTTGATGGAGAAAAAAAAAATAGCAAACATTACATAATCCCTCCCTCGTATTTCAAGGCAAAAGGAATCACACCAATTCCTGTTGAAATTCCAAATCCAAAAGTGATTGTTCAAGATTCTGAAGAAAAAACTATAGCACAAAAAACCGCTATGGATAATCCCATAACTTCTAAACTTCCAAGACCTATTTTAGATTTAAAGAAAGATGAACGCACTTCAGGTTTATCACTCAAAAGTATTCGAGCAAAAAAAGAACACCAAATTAAACAAATGGAGGTTGTTATAGATCTGGAAGACTTACCTGAAGACGACTTTACTATTGAAGCCTTTAAAGAAACTTGGGACAGTTATATCAAACAACTGCATAAAAAAGGTGAAAAAATAATGGCTTCTATACTCGAAATGAGTGATCCTAGTATACGTGGAACTGATATTCTCCTTGAATTCCCAAATGATACCTTAAAAATAGAATTGGAACGCGCCCAGCATCCATTGATGGAATATTTGCGTAAAACATTAAAAAACTATAAATTAAAATTAGAAATAAATGTAAATGAAGAAATTTCTAGAAAATATGCGTTTACGGCTCAAGAAAAATATGAAAAACTAAAAGAGAAAAACCCAACTATCGCACTCTTAAAAAAGACTTTTGGACTAGATTTATAA
- a CDS encoding nuclear transport factor 2 family protein, which translates to MKFFKNTSLACVAALILLPMLLIAQDAKPKTSLEFENAAKANELIRNYTAALQEGDVDKMNAQLHEKAMIYGLGGGLDSLNVEQHKAYFTNSTNQYKHSISGDLYLPVKVEDNWNEGEWLLSWGTNTVTDKKTGKTIEIPYHSVSMIEGDKIVWMRYFYDMLNIMESQGFTLTPPKQ; encoded by the coding sequence ATGAAATTTTTTAAAAACACCTCGTTAGCATGTGTTGCTGCACTAATTTTATTACCAATGCTTTTAATAGCTCAAGATGCCAAACCAAAAACATCATTAGAATTCGAGAATGCAGCAAAAGCAAATGAACTCATACGTAATTACACGGCTGCGTTGCAAGAAGGTGATGTTGATAAAATGAATGCCCAGCTTCATGAGAAAGCTATGATTTACGGCCTAGGAGGCGGTTTAGACTCTTTAAACGTTGAACAGCACAAAGCGTACTTTACCAACAGTACTAATCAATATAAACATTCAATATCTGGTGATTTGTATCTGCCTGTTAAAGTTGAAGACAACTGGAATGAAGGAGAATGGTTATTGTCATGGGGAACAAATACTGTAACCGACAAAAAAACGGGGAAAACAATCGAAATTCCTTATCATTCAGTGTCCATGATTGAAGGAGATAAAATTGTCTGGATGCGCTACTTTTATGACATGCTAAATATAATGGAGAGTCAAGGCTTTACATTGACACCTCCCAAACAGTAA
- a CDS encoding ester cyclase: MKTLIYYSLAIVLLTSCGQQEQRYFADSAETATLKAGIDAYESGDWEKWQSHFADTAKIYVNSKDGMSVADRLANLKSTTSAFSSYGFDREDEYVEMVIDKEKETWVYYWAQHNGTFAENNKQLSFPVHLAVQFIDGKIVEEHIYFDATEMSNEMSAIANMSGMDKAIQNSMNNLHQAWLDNDAELFRSYSNENLTRSTNGVQEVNNCQEYIDMVQSNHDMLSNINIVMNDMSLVGNKVHIKWTFSGKHTKDTEGLPASNNDISIDGYAIWSFDSEGKATHEEAYFDQNGMNIQLGYTLTPPNMK, translated from the coding sequence ATGAAAACTCTAATATATTACAGTCTAGCCATAGTATTATTAACATCATGTGGGCAGCAGGAACAACGTTATTTTGCAGATTCAGCCGAAACAGCAACACTAAAGGCTGGCATTGACGCCTATGAATCTGGAGATTGGGAAAAATGGCAAAGCCATTTTGCCGATACCGCTAAAATTTATGTAAACTCTAAGGATGGTATGTCTGTTGCCGACAGATTGGCAAATTTAAAGAGTACGACTTCAGCGTTTTCATCTTACGGTTTCGATAGAGAAGACGAATACGTAGAAATGGTAATAGATAAAGAAAAAGAAACGTGGGTGTATTATTGGGCACAACATAATGGAACTTTTGCTGAAAATAATAAGCAATTGTCTTTCCCTGTGCATTTAGCCGTACAATTTATTGATGGCAAAATCGTAGAAGAACATATTTATTTTGATGCCACGGAAATGTCTAATGAAATGTCTGCCATTGCCAATATGTCTGGCATGGACAAGGCCATTCAAAACAGTATGAATAACCTTCATCAAGCTTGGCTTGATAATGATGCTGAACTATTCAGAAGTTATTCGAATGAAAACTTAACTAGAAGTACCAACGGGGTACAAGAAGTCAATAATTGTCAAGAATATATTGATATGGTGCAGTCCAATCATGATATGTTGTCTAATATCAATATTGTTATGAATGATATGTCTTTAGTAGGCAATAAAGTTCATATTAAATGGACCTTCTCAGGAAAACATACTAAAGACACCGAAGGACTTCCAGCATCTAACAATGACATCAGTATTGATGGTTATGCTATCTGGTCGTTTGATAGCGAAGGAAAAGCGACTCATGAAGAGGCATATTTTGATCAAAATGGTATGAATATTCAATTAGGTTATACGTTAACACCGCCCAACATGAAATAA
- a CDS encoding RsmD family RNA methyltransferase, translated as MRIISGQYKGRRITAPKKLPVRPTTDMAKESLFNILNNSYFFDEIDVLDLFSGTGNISYEFASRGTEDITAVDSHYACIKFISETSKQFDMNIITIKSDVFKFLENTQHKYDIIFADPPYDFSVELFSKLPELVFNNDILLPEGLLIIEHSKHTNLSEISRYSHSKIYRGNVFSFFN; from the coding sequence ATGCGAATTATCTCAGGACAATATAAAGGACGACGAATCACAGCTCCTAAAAAATTACCGGTCAGACCAACCACTGATATGGCTAAGGAATCCTTATTTAACATTCTTAATAATAGCTATTTCTTTGATGAGATTGATGTTCTAGATCTTTTTTCCGGTACAGGAAATATTAGTTATGAATTCGCCTCGAGAGGCACAGAAGATATTACGGCAGTTGACAGCCATTATGCTTGTATTAAGTTTATTTCTGAAACATCAAAACAATTTGATATGAATATTATTACCATAAAGAGTGATGTATTCAAATTTCTGGAAAATACTCAACATAAATATGATATCATTTTTGCTGATCCGCCTTATGATTTCTCTGTAGAATTATTCTCTAAACTGCCGGAACTTGTTTTTAATAACGATATACTTTTACCAGAAGGATTATTAATTATTGAACATTCAAAACACACGAACTTATCTGAGATTAGCAGGTATTCGCATTCTAAAATTTATCGTGGAAATGTCTTCAGTTTCTTTAACTAA
- a CDS encoding DUF3822 family protein, with amino-acid sequence MKQNSIKALSIQIQLSGLSFCILNRSKHTIEFLKHIRLEKKATPYELLNKLTAFITSQSELNETFDSVTCIYQNELSCLVPNALFNENNLADYLKFNAKILKTDYISYDTLVLNDSANVYVPLVNINNYLFETYGSFEYKHASTILIETLLQSVNESTQERMHINVNTSSFEIICVKNGQLICYNTFEYSTKEDFIYYILFTIEQLKLNPETIVTELSGLIEEDYELYQIVYKYIRNVAILEPTYNYGFVDSIKKHNAHNNFILLNSFN; translated from the coding sequence TTGAAACAAAATAGTATAAAAGCACTGTCCATTCAAATTCAATTGAGTGGACTTTCTTTTTGTATTCTTAATCGCTCTAAGCACACTATAGAATTTTTAAAGCATATCCGTCTTGAAAAGAAGGCTACGCCTTATGAATTGCTGAATAAACTAACGGCTTTCATTACATCACAATCTGAACTCAATGAAACCTTTGATTCAGTCACTTGCATCTATCAAAATGAGCTTTCTTGTTTAGTGCCAAATGCTTTGTTTAATGAAAATAATTTAGCTGATTATCTAAAATTTAATGCGAAAATTCTAAAAACAGATTACATCAGTTACGACACTTTAGTCCTCAACGACAGTGCTAATGTATATGTCCCACTTGTGAATATCAATAATTATCTTTTCGAAACTTACGGTAGTTTTGAATACAAGCATGCGTCTACTATACTTATTGAAACATTGTTGCAATCCGTCAATGAAAGTACTCAAGAGCGCATGCACATCAACGTCAATACCTCAAGTTTTGAAATTATATGCGTCAAGAATGGACAACTCATCTGTTATAATACATTTGAGTATTCAACCAAAGAAGATTTTATCTATTATATTTTATTTACTATTGAGCAATTAAAACTTAATCCTGAAACTATAGTAACTGAGCTAAGCGGTCTAATTGAGGAAGACTATGAACTCTATCAAATCGTTTATAAATATATTAGAAATGTCGCAATTCTAGAACCAACATATAATTACGGTTTTGTTGATTCAATTAAAAAGCATAATGCACATAATAATTTCATCTTACTGAACAGTTTTAACTAA